Proteins encoded in a region of the Photobacterium profundum SS9 genome:
- a CDS encoding DUF3313 domain-containing protein, with amino-acid sequence MNIKLLSIISFSLVLLGCSSRLPTEDERQTQFIKNNDKLVEVEYIEDATGLQWVSPTVAASEYNKILINDVGIHQNAKAVRQIPERVLDKVSERLTTIVKQELTRGVEVVDKAGADTATLNIMISRASTDFEDLQITEVLPYGALIGSAKALLGTRDRNVRILVESQLVDSQTEEVLAERVGVILAKGILENDDVDLEYEQIKETVELFTQDIVHFIRVTAYQAALNEKEQS; translated from the coding sequence ATGAATATTAAATTATTATCTATTATAAGTTTTTCACTCGTTCTTCTTGGTTGCTCAAGTCGTCTACCGACGGAAGATGAACGACAAACTCAATTTATTAAGAATAATGATAAATTGGTTGAAGTTGAATACATAGAAGATGCGACAGGTTTGCAGTGGGTATCTCCGACTGTGGCGGCTTCTGAATATAACAAAATACTGATTAATGACGTTGGTATTCACCAAAATGCGAAAGCGGTACGCCAAATCCCAGAGCGTGTGCTAGATAAAGTATCTGAACGATTAACCACGATTGTTAAGCAAGAACTCACACGTGGTGTCGAGGTTGTTGATAAAGCAGGCGCTGATACAGCGACGTTGAATATCATGATCAGCCGCGCCAGCACAGACTTTGAAGATCTTCAAATTACAGAAGTACTTCCTTATGGTGCATTAATTGGAAGCGCTAAAGCATTACTTGGCACCCGCGATCGAAATGTTCGTATTCTTGTAGAATCGCAGCTTGTTGATAGCCAGACTGAAGAAGTATTGGCTGAGCGAGTTGGTGTCATTTTAGCCAAAGGCATTTTAGAAAATGATGATGTTGATCTTGAATACGAACAGATTAAAGAAACCGTAGAGCTATTTACTCAAGATATTGTGCACTTTATTCGTGTAACCGCGTATCAAGCAGCCCTCAATGAAAAAGAGCAAAGTTAG
- a CDS encoding SulP family inorganic anion transporter — MFEFPQVSHQSVKNDVLSGLTVALALIPEAVAFAFVAGVDPMVGLYAAFIVGFITAILGGRPGMISGATGAMAVVMVSLVAEHGVQYLFAAVMLAGIFQILAGIFKLGKFIRMVPHPVMIGFVNGLAIVIFLAQLGQFKVQGATGALEWMQGSQLYIMLGLVLLTMAIIHFLPKLTTAVPSSLVAIITVTVLVHVVGLDSRTVIDFVRTMSGDVNATLAGSLPTFALPDVGFNVETLRIILPYSLILAAIGLIESLLTLTVIDEMTDTRGKGNRECVSQGIANVTCSVFGAMGGCAMIGQSMININSGGRGRLSGITAAVGLLCFILFGSALIEIIPLAALVGVMFMVVIGTFEWASFKMARKVPKHDFFAIILVTCVTVAADLAIAVIVGVIYSALVFAWDHAKHVYAASHTDEKGTKIYEVNGPIFFGSVSHFQELFNAKTDPNDVIIDFAKSRVADHSAIEAIDTVAERYASQGKTLHIRHLSPECRSLLKKAGTLVEVNMLEDPTYKVATDTLGG, encoded by the coding sequence ATGTTTGAATTCCCCCAAGTTTCACATCAATCAGTCAAGAATGACGTACTTTCAGGTTTAACCGTTGCGTTAGCCCTTATTCCAGAAGCGGTTGCTTTTGCCTTCGTGGCAGGTGTCGACCCTATGGTTGGTTTATACGCCGCTTTCATTGTGGGCTTTATTACTGCTATTTTAGGCGGTCGTCCAGGAATGATTTCTGGAGCTACTGGCGCAATGGCTGTTGTAATGGTAAGCCTTGTTGCTGAACATGGTGTTCAATACCTATTTGCTGCCGTTATGCTTGCTGGTATATTCCAAATTCTTGCCGGTATATTTAAACTCGGTAAATTTATTCGCATGGTGCCCCACCCTGTGATGATTGGCTTTGTTAACGGTTTAGCGATCGTTATATTCTTAGCTCAGCTTGGTCAATTTAAAGTGCAAGGAGCAACAGGTGCACTTGAGTGGATGCAAGGTTCTCAGCTGTATATCATGCTAGGGCTTGTTCTTCTTACAATGGCAATTATCCATTTCTTACCTAAATTAACGACTGCAGTCCCATCATCTCTTGTTGCTATTATCACTGTTACTGTATTAGTTCATGTCGTTGGTCTAGATTCTCGTACCGTTATCGACTTCGTCCGCACAATGAGCGGTGACGTTAATGCAACATTAGCAGGTAGCTTGCCAACCTTTGCTTTGCCTGATGTGGGTTTCAATGTGGAAACCTTGCGTATTATCTTACCGTACTCACTAATTTTAGCTGCAATTGGTCTGATTGAATCGCTACTGACACTTACTGTAATTGATGAAATGACAGATACTCGTGGTAAAGGTAACCGTGAGTGTGTGAGTCAAGGTATTGCAAACGTAACATGCTCAGTGTTCGGCGCAATGGGTGGCTGTGCAATGATCGGTCAATCGATGATCAACATTAACTCTGGTGGTCGTGGTCGCTTATCGGGTATTACTGCCGCTGTTGGTTTACTTTGCTTTATTTTATTTGGCTCTGCACTAATTGAAATCATTCCTCTCGCTGCACTTGTCGGTGTTATGTTCATGGTTGTTATTGGCACCTTTGAATGGGCAAGCTTTAAAATGGCGCGTAAAGTGCCAAAGCATGATTTCTTCGCCATCATTCTTGTTACCTGCGTAACTGTTGCTGCCGACCTTGCTATCGCTGTTATTGTAGGTGTTATCTACTCTGCGCTTGTCTTTGCTTGGGATCACGCTAAGCATGTTTACGCAGCATCACATACCGATGAAAAAGGGACAAAGATCTACGAAGTAAATGGACCAATTTTCTTTGGTTCTGTATCTCACTTCCAAGAGCTATTTAACGCAAAAACAGATCCAAATGACGTTATTATCGATTTTGCTAAATCACGCGTTGCCGATCACTCTGCAATCGAGGCGATTGATACCGTTGCAGAACGTTATGCAAGCCAAGGTAAAACATTGCATATTCGTCATTTAAGCCCTGAATGTCGTAGCTTACTTAAAAAAGCAGGAACTCTAGTTGAAGTGAATATGCTAGAAGATCCAACATACAAAGTAGCAACAGATACGTTAGGCGGCTAA
- the yhjD gene encoding inner membrane protein YhjD, with protein sequence MGQDKKEEKNTIMNRFFSMCRFTVGKVKAFPPVDHLLRAADRFNDRLGSQFGAAITYFSFLSLIPILMVLFAAAGFVLASNSDLLTGLIDKIVTGVTDPSLAKTLENTVNTAINQRTTVGLSGLAIALYSGISWMGNLREAIRAQTRDVWERKPEDKDHLFLQYGKDFIALTGLVAALIFTVALTSVAGSAQKTIVEALGLGGITWLRPALTMIALTISITANYLMFLWIFWMLPKKKLETRALLQGTLLAAIGFEVIKFAMTMILPSLAKSPSGAAFGSIIGLMAFFYFYARLTLFCAAWIATATPKTVINTDDDSVKS encoded by the coding sequence ATGGGACAAGATAAAAAAGAAGAAAAAAACACCATCATGAATCGATTTTTTTCGATGTGTAGATTTACGGTAGGGAAGGTAAAAGCGTTTCCTCCTGTCGATCACCTATTACGTGCTGCTGATCGGTTCAATGATCGATTAGGCAGTCAATTTGGTGCCGCTATTACTTACTTTTCTTTTTTATCCCTTATCCCTATTTTAATGGTGCTATTTGCCGCAGCTGGTTTTGTTTTAGCCTCAAATTCCGATCTATTAACGGGGTTAATCGATAAAATTGTAACGGGTGTAACGGATCCAAGCCTTGCTAAAACCCTTGAAAACACCGTGAATACCGCGATAAACCAACGTACAACCGTTGGCTTAAGTGGTTTGGCAATTGCGTTGTATTCCGGTATTAGTTGGATGGGCAATTTGCGTGAAGCCATTCGAGCGCAAACCCGTGATGTGTGGGAGCGAAAACCAGAAGATAAAGATCACCTGTTCTTACAGTATGGGAAAGACTTTATCGCGCTTACGGGCTTGGTTGCTGCGCTTATCTTTACTGTCGCGTTAACATCAGTTGCGGGCTCGGCGCAGAAAACGATTGTAGAGGCGCTGGGTTTAGGTGGCATTACGTGGCTGCGTCCAGCATTAACAATGATTGCACTCACTATTTCAATTACAGCAAACTATCTGATGTTTTTATGGATTTTTTGGATGTTACCCAAGAAGAAGTTAGAAACGCGGGCTTTATTACAAGGTACTTTATTGGCAGCGATTGGTTTTGAGGTTATCAAATTTGCGATGACGATGATATTACCAAGCCTAGCGAAATCACCATCAGGTGCTGCCTTTGGCTCTATTATCGGTCTAATGGCATTCTTTTATTTCTATGCTCGCTTAACCCTATTTTGTGCAGCGTGGATCGCCACAGCGACTCCTAAGACTGTTATCAATACCGACGATGACAGTGTGAAATCGTAG
- a CDS encoding low molecular weight protein-tyrosine-phosphatase, with the protein MEIALTGQENYKILVVCMGNICRSPTAEAVLKAKVKARGLAINVDSAGTIDFHQGNPPDVRSRSAGEARGYSFSGIKSRKVTLCDFEEFDLILAADNSNLDDLIVICPPQYHSKIALYLSYGTSNISEIPDPYYGGSNGFEIVLDLIEDATDVLLDSFQKG; encoded by the coding sequence ATGGAAATAGCGTTAACGGGGCAAGAAAACTATAAAATTCTAGTGGTTTGCATGGGCAATATTTGTCGATCGCCCACAGCTGAAGCCGTATTAAAAGCAAAAGTTAAAGCAAGAGGGCTTGCTATCAACGTCGATTCAGCTGGTACTATAGACTTCCACCAAGGTAACCCTCCAGATGTTCGCTCCCGTAGTGCAGGTGAAGCAAGAGGGTATAGCTTTTCAGGTATTAAATCTCGCAAAGTCACACTATGTGATTTTGAAGAATTTGACCTTATTTTAGCTGCAGATAATAGTAATTTAGACGATCTTATTGTTATATGCCCGCCCCAATATCATTCTAAAATTGCATTGTATCTGAGTTATGGCACGAGCAATATTTCGGAAATTCCTGATCCCTATTACGGTGGGTCAAATGGATTTGAAATTGTCTTAGATTTAATTGAAGACGCAACAGACGTATTGCTAGATTCATTTCAAAAAGGCTAA
- a CDS encoding metal-dependent hydrolase, which yields MDSVTQAALGAAVAAVVAGKKSSPKILLAGAALGTIPDLDVLIGYGDPVSDMVKHRGFSHSLFIMLPFSWLLAQAWQQWRPSRFSFTQLWLLIAACLITHPLLDAFTSYGTQLLWPFDISFAVSSIFIIDPLYTIPLLVVIFASLFWREKMAKLCGIGLAISTVYLAWSVIALQLIESRVEGDLAGTALENKPVFIAPTPVNTVLWRVVVLDGDTYWEGLTSLLDKDNTIDFIAKPRGEWLLNEKPKRLLMLEKFSDQFVRYQQIDDKLIVTDLRLGMAEYLPFSFAFAQESNNDEWKMLSPEKMEEKRVRPKHLPALWLRLLGNQNINANLCHIKECPDDLNSLL from the coding sequence TTGGATTCAGTTACACAAGCTGCATTAGGTGCTGCAGTTGCTGCGGTTGTCGCCGGGAAAAAAAGCTCCCCAAAAATATTACTGGCAGGTGCAGCCTTAGGCACGATACCTGATCTCGATGTGCTGATTGGCTATGGCGATCCTGTTTCAGATATGGTGAAACACCGTGGCTTTAGTCATTCATTATTTATCATGTTACCGTTTTCTTGGCTGTTAGCACAAGCTTGGCAGCAGTGGCGTCCTTCTCGTTTCTCTTTTACTCAGCTTTGGCTGCTTATTGCAGCTTGTCTTATCACGCACCCGCTACTCGATGCCTTTACCTCTTATGGCACTCAACTGCTTTGGCCGTTTGATATTAGTTTTGCGGTATCAAGTATCTTCATTATCGATCCACTTTATACCATACCCTTGCTCGTGGTGATTTTTGCTAGCCTTTTTTGGCGAGAGAAGATGGCAAAGCTATGTGGAATAGGGCTAGCTATCTCGACAGTGTATTTAGCGTGGTCAGTGATTGCTTTGCAACTTATCGAGTCGAGAGTCGAAGGGGATTTAGCGGGTACAGCACTTGAAAATAAACCAGTATTTATTGCCCCAACCCCTGTGAATACAGTGTTGTGGCGTGTCGTTGTATTAGACGGTGATACGTATTGGGAAGGGTTAACGTCGTTATTAGATAAAGATAATACGATTGATTTTATTGCTAAGCCCCGTGGTGAGTGGTTGTTGAATGAAAAGCCTAAACGTTTACTTATGCTTGAAAAGTTCAGCGATCAATTTGTTCGTTATCAACAAATTGATGATAAATTAATCGTGACGGATTTACGTTTAGGCATGGCTGAATACCTACCGTTTAGTTTTGCGTTTGCTCAGGAAAGTAATAATGATGAATGGAAAATGTTATCGCCTGAAAAAATGGAAGAAAAACGGGTCAGACCTAAACATTTACCTGCATTATGGTTGCGCTTATTAGGGAATCAAAATATTAATGCAAACTTATGTCATATTAAAGAATGCCCTGATGACCTAAATAGTTTGTTATAA
- the cobO gene encoding cob(I)yrinic acid a,c-diamide adenosyltransferase has translation MVDQINKDERYKSRQEKVKADVDARVEAAQEEKGLFLIITGNGKGKSTSGFGTIARAVGHGFKCGVGQFIKGTWDCGERNLLEQHGVHFEVMATGFTWETQNKESDKAAAQKTWAECKSMLADDSYDVVLLDEMTYMVTYGYVELEEVVETINNRPSMQSVIITGRAAHRTLIEMADTVSEVKSVKHAFESGVKARKGVDW, from the coding sequence ATGGTTGATCAAATCAACAAGGACGAACGCTATAAATCACGCCAAGAAAAAGTAAAAGCTGACGTCGATGCTCGTGTTGAAGCCGCTCAAGAAGAAAAAGGGCTTTTCCTCATTATTACAGGTAACGGTAAAGGCAAATCAACCTCAGGTTTTGGTACGATTGCCCGTGCTGTTGGGCATGGTTTTAAATGTGGTGTTGGGCAGTTTATTAAAGGCACTTGGGATTGTGGAGAACGCAACCTGCTCGAGCAACACGGCGTACATTTTGAAGTGATGGCAACCGGGTTTACTTGGGAAACACAGAATAAAGAATCAGATAAAGCTGCCGCCCAAAAAACGTGGGCCGAATGTAAATCAATGCTAGCTGATGATAGCTATGACGTTGTTTTACTCGATGAGATGACCTACATGGTTACTTATGGCTACGTGGAATTAGAAGAAGTTGTAGAAACAATTAACAACCGTCCAAGTATGCAGTCGGTTATCATTACTGGTCGAGCTGCGCATCGTACATTGATTGAAATGGCAGATACGGTATCAGAAGTAAAAAGCGTAAAGCATGCTTTTGAAAGCGGTGTTAAAGCACGTAAAGGCGTCGACTGGTAA
- a CDS encoding HPP family protein: MPTKVSEYMTRKVVTIQPDTGLREAFFLMRDNAIRHLPVTNIDGELIGFISDRELRRPRWVDESPDIGHEYDLTDDLHVADVMVKDIIHVRTYDTLTKAVGTILNHSISAAPVLDKTGQLVGMLSAVDLLSAFQDTLESQKTHKNKNKKALA; encoded by the coding sequence ATGCCAACAAAAGTATCTGAATATATGACGAGAAAAGTTGTCACTATCCAACCTGATACAGGGCTACGTGAAGCATTTTTTTTAATGCGAGATAATGCAATTCGTCACTTACCAGTTACCAATATTGATGGTGAATTAATTGGTTTTATTAGTGACCGCGAATTACGGCGTCCCAGATGGGTTGATGAGTCGCCGGATATCGGCCATGAATATGACCTAACAGATGACCTACACGTGGCTGATGTTATGGTTAAAGATATCATCCATGTTAGAACGTATGACACATTAACCAAAGCCGTCGGTACGATTCTTAATCACAGCATTAGCGCAGCCCCTGTGTTAGATAAAACCGGGCAATTAGTCGGAATGCTATCTGCTGTTGATTTATTAAGTGCTTTCCAAGATACGTTAGAGTCACAGAAAACGCATAAAAATAAGAACAAAAAAGCGCTGGCTTGA
- the cobT gene encoding nicotinate-nucleotide--dimethylbenzimidazole phosphoribosyltransferase has protein sequence MFTITQPDTQPSDHIQHKIDNKTKPLGALGQLEAVALQLALIQQTEKIEIRHPHLLVFAGDHGIAQHSLSIAPSEVTAQMVANFLAGGAAINCFCRTNDMALKVIDAGIKVEPEDHPNLIKQRLGHGTEDFSQYAAMTDNTVLQALEYGANVVEVLNQQSCNLVGFGEMGIGNTSSAAAIMAALLNIPADECVGRGTGIDDQQLQRKVDLITQALDLHAEQLSDPLSILASVGGFEIAQIVGGMLKAAENKMTVLVDGFISTAAAMLAVSMHPEANHYFIYCHCSDESGHQRMLQHLNATPLLSLGLRLGEGTGAALALPLLRSACCFYNEMASFEDAGVTV, from the coding sequence ATGTTTACCATCACTCAGCCTGATACTCAGCCATCCGACCATATTCAACACAAAATAGATAACAAGACAAAACCGTTAGGTGCATTAGGTCAATTAGAAGCTGTCGCATTACAACTGGCTTTAATCCAACAAACTGAAAAAATTGAAATAAGGCACCCACACCTACTTGTTTTTGCAGGCGACCACGGCATTGCTCAACATAGTCTCAGTATTGCGCCTAGTGAAGTCACAGCACAAATGGTGGCAAATTTTCTCGCTGGTGGCGCTGCGATTAATTGTTTTTGCCGAACAAACGACATGGCATTAAAAGTGATAGATGCTGGTATTAAAGTCGAACCAGAAGATCACCCTAACTTAATAAAGCAACGTCTTGGGCATGGTACAGAAGATTTCAGCCAATACGCAGCGATGACAGACAACACAGTTTTACAAGCCTTAGAATACGGTGCAAACGTTGTAGAAGTGCTAAATCAGCAATCTTGTAACCTTGTGGGCTTTGGTGAGATGGGCATTGGTAATACCAGCAGTGCTGCTGCCATCATGGCGGCATTATTGAATATACCAGCAGATGAATGTGTAGGGCGCGGGACAGGTATTGATGATCAGCAGCTACAACGTAAAGTCGACCTTATAACCCAAGCGTTGGATCTGCATGCAGAGCAATTATCTGATCCTTTATCGATACTGGCCAGTGTCGGTGGTTTTGAAATTGCTCAAATCGTTGGGGGTATGCTAAAAGCCGCTGAAAATAAAATGACGGTATTGGTTGATGGCTTCATTTCCACAGCTGCCGCCATGCTTGCCGTTTCAATGCACCCCGAAGCAAATCATTACTTTATTTATTGCCATTGCTCTGACGAATCAGGCCACCAGCGTATGCTCCAGCATTTGAATGCAACACCACTGCTTAGTTTAGGTTTACGCTTAGGCGAAGGGACAGGTGCCGCTTTAGCTCTACCACTGCTACGCTCTGCCTGTTGTTTCTATAACGAAATGGCAAGTTTTGAAGATGCTGGAGTAACAGTTTGA
- a CDS encoding phosphate-starvation-inducible PsiE family protein, protein MPSHLPKSFSKPFLKIFYILEAILLVAITLATLFAMVNEFVHVIIQKDIQLTDILLMFIYLEVLAMVQQFVAHGKIPVRYPIYIAIMAIARYITLGMKELDGVLVVWLALAAFILAAATLMIRIGHHYWPYEAVTDPLKKQSDD, encoded by the coding sequence ATGCCTTCCCATTTACCAAAGAGTTTTAGTAAGCCTTTTCTCAAAATATTTTACATACTCGAGGCGATCCTGCTGGTTGCCATAACCTTAGCTACCTTGTTTGCCATGGTTAATGAGTTTGTTCACGTCATTATCCAAAAAGATATCCAGCTTACCGACATTTTATTAATGTTTATTTATCTGGAAGTATTGGCCATGGTGCAGCAATTTGTCGCCCACGGTAAAATTCCGGTACGCTACCCTATTTATATTGCGATAATGGCGATTGCTCGCTATATCACGCTAGGTATGAAAGAGTTAGATGGGGTTTTAGTGGTATGGCTAGCACTCGCTGCCTTTATTCTTGCAGCAGCCACGTTAATGATCCGTATTGGTCACCATTATTGGCCTTATGAAGCCGTAACCGACCCATTAAAGAAACAGTCAGATGACTAA
- a CDS encoding adenosylcobinamide-GDP ribazoletransferase encodes MNHKADSLSNTKNSATDKKLNAIGFKRQWQVFLVALAFFTRIPIPESTPYSSERLNQANRYFGVVGTIIGLLTAIVYWISVQVFPIELAVAAAIICGLLLTGAFHEDGLADVFDGFGGGWSVEQKLNIMKDSRLGTYGASALVMMLGCRWAVLIALAKIDILLPVGLLIVMHTLSRICAASLIFSYPYVRADQDSKVKPLANQQSQHDLWVLIATGLIILLLLPLEMAISLTLVLFVVRWLCGKWFQQQLGGYTGDCLGATQQIAELMGYLTLLAWLS; translated from the coding sequence TTGAACCACAAAGCAGATAGCCTATCTAATACTAAAAATTCAGCTACAGATAAAAAACTAAACGCCATCGGTTTCAAGCGCCAATGGCAAGTTTTTCTGGTGGCTCTGGCTTTTTTTACCCGTATTCCTATTCCTGAAAGTACGCCTTACTCGTCAGAAAGGCTCAATCAAGCAAACCGCTATTTTGGGGTTGTGGGTACCATTATCGGTTTATTAACGGCGATAGTATATTGGATTTCCGTTCAGGTATTTCCCATAGAACTCGCCGTTGCAGCCGCGATTATTTGCGGGTTATTGCTAACTGGTGCATTTCATGAAGATGGCTTAGCGGATGTTTTTGATGGATTTGGCGGTGGTTGGTCTGTTGAACAAAAGCTAAACATAATGAAAGATTCACGCCTTGGTACGTATGGTGCGTCTGCTTTGGTTATGATGCTCGGGTGCAGATGGGCTGTATTAATTGCGTTAGCAAAAATTGATATATTACTACCTGTAGGGCTATTAATCGTGATGCACACGTTAAGTCGAATCTGTGCTGCAAGCCTAATATTTTCTTATCCATATGTAAGAGCAGATCAAGATAGCAAAGTAAAACCACTGGCTAATCAGCAAAGCCAACACGATTTGTGGGTTTTAATTGCCACAGGATTGATTATATTACTACTCTTGCCTTTAGAGATGGCTATCAGCTTAACGTTAGTTTTGTTTGTTGTTCGTTGGCTCTGTGGTAAATGGTTCCAACAACAATTAGGAGGCTATACTGGCGATTGCTTGGGGGCAACACAACAAATTGCGGAACTTATGGGCTATCTAACCTTGCTAGCCTGGCTTTCATAA
- a CDS encoding anaerobic C4-dicarboxylate transporter, translated as MLYLEFLFLLLVLYAGSRFGGIGLGVVSGLGLLVEVFIFRMPPTSPPITVMLIILAVVTCASILEAAGGLKYMLQIAERILRSNPKRVTILGPLVTYTMTFMLGTGHAVYSIMPIIGDVALKNGIRPERPMAASSVASQLAITASPISAAVVYYLAVLSGLDESIHLLTILMVTVPSTLLGTILLSLYSLRRGKELNDDPEYQRRLQDPLWRDKILHTTSTSLDEKLPSSSKHAVLLFILALATIVVVAMVPEIRTIGEGTKPISMSLIIQMMMLGFGGLILLVTRTNVQKVPEGVVFKSGMVAAIAIFGIAWMSDTYFQYAMPSFKSGITEMVQGYPWTFALALFIVSVVVNSQAATARMMLPVGVAMGLNPALLIGLMPATYGYFFIPNYPSDIATCNFDVTGTTKIGKYYFNHSFMMPGLIGVISACMIGYTIAQVVV; from the coding sequence ATGCTGTATTTGGAATTTTTATTCCTCCTTCTCGTCTTATATGCTGGTAGCCGTTTTGGTGGCATTGGTTTAGGCGTCGTTTCGGGTTTAGGTTTGTTGGTTGAAGTGTTCATTTTCAGAATGCCGCCTACCTCGCCACCGATCACGGTAATGTTAATTATTCTTGCTGTCGTTACTTGTGCTTCTATTCTAGAAGCGGCCGGTGGCTTAAAGTATATGTTACAAATTGCCGAACGCATTTTACGTAGTAACCCTAAGCGTGTGACCATCCTCGGTCCGCTTGTCACTTATACCATGACTTTTATGCTGGGTACTGGTCATGCGGTTTACTCTATTATGCCGATTATTGGTGATGTGGCATTGAAGAATGGCATTCGACCAGAGCGTCCAATGGCGGCGTCATCTGTTGCATCGCAGCTCGCAATTACTGCAAGTCCAATTTCTGCTGCGGTTGTGTACTATTTAGCCGTGCTATCTGGCCTTGATGAAAGTATCCACCTGCTAACGATTTTAATGGTAACTGTGCCTTCAACGTTATTGGGTACCATTTTATTATCTCTATATAGTTTACGTCGTGGTAAAGAGTTAAATGATGATCCTGAATATCAGCGTCGTCTACAAGATCCATTATGGCGTGATAAAATTCTTCATACGACCTCAACATCTCTTGATGAAAAGCTGCCATCGTCTTCAAAACATGCGGTACTGCTATTTATTTTGGCATTGGCTACAATTGTGGTTGTGGCGATGGTGCCAGAGATCCGCACGATAGGTGAGGGAACTAAACCGATTTCGATGTCATTGATTATTCAGATGATGATGTTGGGATTTGGTGGCTTAATCCTGCTTGTTACGCGTACCAACGTACAGAAAGTACCTGAAGGTGTGGTATTTAAATCGGGCATGGTGGCCGCTATTGCCATCTTCGGTATCGCGTGGATGAGTGATACTTACTTCCAGTATGCAATGCCATCGTTTAAATCGGGTATTACAGAGATGGTACAAGGTTATCCTTGGACTTTTGCACTAGCACTATTCATTGTTTCTGTTGTGGTGAATAGCCAAGCAGCAACTGCACGTATGATGTTGCCTGTTGGTGTTGCTATGGGGCTTAACCCTGCGTTATTGATTGGCTTAATGCCTGCAACTTACGGTTATTTCTTTATTCCTAATTACCCGTCAGATATCGCAACGTGTAACTTTGATGTCACGGGTACAACAAAGATAGGTAAGTACTATTTTAACCACAGCTTTATGATGCCAGGTCTTATTGGTGTGATATCGGCGTGTATGATCGGCTATACCATCGCACAAGTTGTTGTGTAG